The Streptomyces sp. NBC_01775 genome includes a region encoding these proteins:
- a CDS encoding MFS transporter, with product MTTAMAAALRRIQLGNALAAFGNGFTVPFLFVYVARVRDLGDGTAGAVLAAFAAAALLVLPFTGRVIDRSGPLVMVVIGAVAAALGALGFGLSTSAPTVLAASALMGAGIAVLQPALATMIVWCSTPGTRSRAFATQFFLNNLGLGVGGLLGGLLVDESDPSSFTLLFTIEATMFLVLLTVLVTVRVARPEQPGAPVSSGGSARGSGWGVLLRDRSMVLLCVLGFVVFFSCYGQFESGLSAYAVEVTRISTATLGIALAANTAMIVLAQFVVLRLVERRRRSRVVAVVGLIWTVAWLGAGASGLVHGAQAVATALLIGTYALFGIGETMLSPTMAPLVADLAPARFIGQYNSAFALVKQLALAVGPAIGGLMAAAGAWWVYVGMLVLCSLGIAVLALVLGRRLSVGQDRPASVVVARGGPCAGAESEASGADAAAGRVATAA from the coding sequence GTGACCACGGCGATGGCCGCCGCGCTGCGGCGGATCCAGCTCGGTAACGCGCTGGCAGCGTTCGGCAACGGCTTCACGGTGCCGTTCCTCTTCGTATACGTCGCGCGGGTGCGCGATCTCGGCGATGGGACGGCGGGCGCGGTACTGGCGGCGTTCGCCGCTGCCGCGCTGCTGGTGCTGCCCTTCACGGGGCGGGTGATCGACCGGAGCGGGCCGCTGGTGATGGTCGTCATCGGGGCGGTCGCAGCCGCGCTGGGCGCGCTGGGGTTCGGGCTGTCGACCAGCGCGCCGACCGTGCTGGCCGCCTCGGCGCTGATGGGCGCCGGCATCGCCGTGCTCCAGCCCGCGCTCGCCACCATGATCGTGTGGTGTTCGACGCCGGGGACGCGGTCGCGGGCCTTCGCCACTCAGTTCTTCCTCAACAACCTGGGGCTCGGCGTCGGCGGGCTGCTGGGTGGGCTGCTGGTCGACGAGAGCGACCCGTCGAGCTTCACGCTGCTGTTCACCATCGAGGCGACGATGTTCCTCGTGCTGCTGACCGTCCTGGTCACGGTGCGGGTGGCGCGGCCGGAGCAGCCGGGCGCTCCGGTCTCCTCGGGCGGGAGCGCGCGTGGCTCCGGCTGGGGCGTGCTGCTGCGGGACCGTTCGATGGTGCTGCTGTGTGTGCTGGGGTTCGTGGTCTTCTTCTCCTGCTACGGGCAGTTCGAGTCCGGGCTGTCGGCGTACGCGGTGGAGGTCACGCGGATCTCGACCGCGACGCTGGGGATCGCGCTGGCTGCCAACACCGCCATGATCGTGCTCGCGCAGTTCGTGGTGCTGCGGCTGGTCGAGCGGCGGCGGCGCAGCCGGGTCGTCGCGGTGGTCGGTCTGATCTGGACCGTCGCATGGCTCGGGGCAGGGGCTTCCGGGCTGGTGCACGGGGCGCAGGCCGTGGCGACCGCGCTGCTGATCGGGACGTACGCGCTGTTCGGGATCGGCGAGACGATGCTCTCGCCGACCATGGCACCGCTGGTGGCCGACCTGGCGCCCGCACGGTTCATCGGGCAGTACAACTCGGCGTTCGCGCTGGTCAAACAGCTGGCGCTGGCGGTGGGCCCGGCCATTGGCGGGCTCATGGCCGCCGCCGGGGCCTGGTGGGTCTACGTCGGAATGCTGGTGCTGTGCTCGTTGGGGATCGCCGTGCTGGCGCTCGTCCTGGGGCGGCGCCTCTCTGTGGGCCAGGACCGGCCCGCCTCCGTGGTGGTGGCCCGGGGCGGCCCCTGTGCCGGGGCGGAGTCCGAGGCATCCGGTGCGGACGCCGCAGCCGGCCGGGTGGCTACCGCCGCCTGA
- a CDS encoding MarR family winged helix-turn-helix transcriptional regulator, with product MPDRQPTLDEQIAIYQREYRDLDPQVEKVVNALSRLDRRMSVAYGRQLATLGLSSPEWEVLKELVMAGSPYQLWPGTIAKRLGLTPAAMTHRIDRMLTQGLVTRERDMDNRVRVIIGLTDTGREKWLEVMRMASVFEEDLLQDLSTQERGQLGELLTRLLRRVEHAQPDAGGRLTDLD from the coding sequence ATGCCGGACCGACAACCGACGCTCGACGAACAGATCGCGATCTACCAGCGCGAGTACCGCGACCTCGACCCCCAGGTCGAGAAGGTCGTCAACGCGCTCAGCCGTCTCGACCGGCGCATGAGCGTCGCCTACGGACGACAGCTGGCCACCCTCGGCCTCAGCAGCCCCGAGTGGGAGGTCCTCAAGGAACTGGTCATGGCCGGCAGTCCCTACCAGCTGTGGCCCGGCACCATCGCCAAGCGCCTGGGCCTGACCCCCGCGGCCATGACCCACCGCATCGACCGCATGCTCACCCAGGGCCTGGTCACCCGGGAGCGGGACATGGACAACCGGGTCCGCGTCATCATCGGCCTCACCGACACCGGCCGGGAGAAGTGGCTGGAGGTCATGCGCATGGCCTCCGTTTTCGAGGAGGACCTCCTCCAGGACCTCTCCACCCAGGAGCGCGGCCAACTCGGCGAACTGCTCACCCGTCTCCTGCGCCGCGTCGAGCACGCCCAGCCGGACGCGGGCGGACGCCTCACGGACCTCGACTGA